The DNA window TCTCAGGTTCACAAAAGCAATCCTCCACCACTGAACTCCATCCTCtaaaacaagaaagtaaaataggTGAGTGGGAATGAGCAATGAAATAACTTACTGAATCAAGTAATTAATACAATACTTTAATCACAAGTTAttttatccttaaaaaataacttccagtactgactggtgtggctcagtgggctgggtgttgtcctgcaaactgaaaggtcaccagttcgattccctatcaggataatatgcctgggttgcaggccaggtcccccactgagggtgtgtgagaggcaaccaatcgatggctttctctcacatcgatgtttctctctctcccttccttcccctctctctaagaataaataaaatcttaaaaaaaaaaataacttctaaacTCCTAATGGATCTTATTTCTTAAGAAATGAGCTCTGGCCTGGCCGGTGTGActctgttggttgggtgtcatcccacaaagcaaaaggtcactggtttgattcccagacagggcacatgcctgggttgcaggttggtccccagttggggcacatgtgagaggcaatggatcaatgtttctctccctctctttctccctccctttccctttctctaaaaataaaatctttaaaaaaaaaaaaaaaaaaagctctaatACCAACTCTAATCCACCATCAAATGGATCACCTATTTATTGTCCATTACAACTGGCCCCAAAGTTAACTTTTCTTTTGCCTTACCTCAGGGGGTTCAATGAAGGCTAACCAATCCGATGCATGTGTAGGCAACAGTCCCATGGACTGGCACTTATAAACAGCCAATGCCAAACCCATGAGGTTCCCAATGAGATACACCAAACCCTGAAGGAACTTCTGGCTTGAACTCTCTAGCATCTTGAAAGCTGTTGGGGTAACAAAGTGTCAAaaccaaaataactttttaaaaaattataactcaggccacatattaaaataatatatatcgtacacacaggcacacagcaaAATAGCAACTAGGACAACTAAAAGAACAAGACAACACAATACGCACTGTTTTCCCTCCATGTCACCACCACTACATCaccaccctgcacaccctcctCCTGCTACTAGCCAAGAGCCATGCCAAAGATTTCCAGTATCAGTGTTGCCTAAGAATTTGCTTCTAGTTCTTCAAACTTTGGGAAGggttattatttcaaaaatacttaCTGGCTGAAATGGCCATAAGTGCTTGAATGGGTCGCCATGCCATCATACACACCATCATAGTAGGAAAGATGGAGATAGTATTGCCTGCCATGTACATGATGAAGAGGTTCATGGGAATCTGTTTGAGGGGACCCAAGGCAATGTCCCAGCAGCGCTAAAACACAGACACAATTTTAACCTCTGATCACTACCCTCAGTCCCACATTTATTGTACCACTGATGTTATAGTTAAATGAACACATTCTCAATTTATGCTTCTGACTGAGCTGACACCTCAGTTCTAACACCTCTGGCCTCAGTGTCACCACAAGAAGTCTGCTCTTCTACTAAAGATAAGTCATCCTTGTGGagaagggaacccttttgcactgttagtgggaatgcagattggtgcagccactatggaaagcagtatggaggtacctcaaaaaattaaaaatggaactgccttttgacccagcaattccacttctgggaatttttcTGAATAAACCCTGgagcactaatttgaaagaatataagcacccctatgttcactgcagcatgatttggaagcagcccaagtgcccatcagtagatgagtggattacaactatgagacatttactcaatggaatactacttgaagaaaattttaccctttgcaacagtatggacggacgtggagaacattatgctaagcaaaataagccagtcagagaaagacaaataccatattatctcactcatatatggaatctaatgaatgaacttaatttaaaaagcaacacagagagagcaggctgacagctggggacGGGGATAGAGGGatcaggcaaaaaagaaaaaggactcatggtcataaacaacagtgtggtgatggctaggggacaggggtgggtggaggtggaagaggtttTAAGGGGAATAGGTGGTAATggtaaaatacaagaaataaagataaGGCATCCTGACTATGTGTTATGTTTTTCCCTATAGGTTCTTCACATGGCATTTCCCTCCACAATTCTAGCTGAAGAAAGGCTTTCCCTGCTTATACTTCTGCAtctatcattgtcctatgtacaactgaataaatagataaatctaCACAGCGAGAGATTAGCATACCTCAATCACTAACTAATAGAACAGAcaaataagaaatagaagatttAAAGACATTATTAACACACTTCACCCAACTCACATATCTAGAACATTGCACCCAACAGCTGCAGAATTTACATCCTTCTCAAACACACACGGGGAAAACTGACCACTTGCTGAGCCATGAAGGAAGTGTCAATAACTCTTGAAGAACTCAAATTATATAAAGCATGTTCTTTGATTGCCATTCAATTAAGCTAGAAATAAGCAACAAAAAATTAACCAGAAAATCCCTTCTGACTTGGAATTAACAAGTGTACTCTAAATAATTCACAAATCAAATTATAAtgggaaatatatgtatttttaactgaTCGAAATACATATAAACACTTGTGGGATACATctagaattttaagaaatttataaccttaaatacatattagaagactaaaaataaaataagcatctATTTCAAtaagttagaaaaagaacaaataaaacccaaggaaatgagaaggaaataaaaatgagagctGTAATTAGTAAAGTCATTAAATCAAAAAAgctgaagggtttttttgttttaagattaaTAACATCAATACTGGTGAACccaatgaaggaaaaagaatggaAGATAAATATTCAACATCAGGAATGAAAAAAGGGACATCTCTATGGGTTTTGTAGATATTAAAGTGATTCCCTAAAATTATGAATTTATGAATTTATGAAATTATGAATTTTAGGGAATGGTTCAATTACTAGGAAAAATACGACTTACCTAAATGgcataagaaattggaaatataaatagtcctctaaatgtttaaaaaactgaATCTGTAATTAAGTCCAGTTTTATTGGCAAATtctaaacatttaaggaaaaaaatagagccaATCTTACACAAactcagagaataaaaataaacaccgTACAACTTAACAACTCATTATAAGGGGCCTCGTAAAACCTGACAAGgacattataagaaaaatttatagagCACTGTCAGACATGAACCTAaaagcaaaaatcctaaacaaaatattaccaaaggAAATCCagctataaaaaaataataatacaccaCTATCCACTTGGATTTACtcacattaaaagaataaatagccATACTTGTAAATAGTTCTCTAATGTGTTATTCATGTAGAAGATCATTTGTCTGGAACTTTAAATATATTGTCCATACAACAGAACTGTCCTAAAGGAAGTATTTTGATAATCTACCTTTAAAAATCGGGCcattttaataatacttttatCATGTATTATGTTGCAATTTGTTACCAAGATAAAAAATGatacttatcaagaaaaaaaataacatttcacgTGAAAATCACTTGAATTTCATGAACAAAGATCATTTAGTATTGAACAATAATAGTAAGGCTGAGGGAAAAGAAAGTgcaagcactgttctaggcacttggGAGACAAAATcatgctctcatggagcttacaagaatgaaaaaatagGTAGTAAAATAAGGAAACTATCATATGTATGAATGCATGGAGAAACAAAGTGGGAAAACAGGATAGGGCGTGCCATGAGGGTAGGCTTCATTTGAAGGTAACATTTGAGGTGAGAGAGCAAATCATAAAGGTAGCTGAGGGAAGAGTactccaggaagagggaagaacaaATACAAAAAGCCTGAGATGGGAGTTTGCCGGGCATATTTAAGGACTAGCAAGGAGGCCAATCTGACCAGACTGCAGTGAACAAAGGGGAAGGTGGTAGGAGATGAAGTCAAAGATGTTACAAGGGGCCTGACCAATGTATAATTATGTAGAACATTATAAAGACTTTGGtttttacactaagtgaaatgagctaCAGAAGGGTTTTGAGTAGAAATGATCTGGCTCATGTTTTAAAAGGATCCTACTGGCAACCTGtacagtgtggctcagctggttggagcatcatcccataaactgaggggtcgagggttcgattcctggtcggggcacatgcctaggtaaCGTTCGGTACttgtcagggtgtgtacaagaggcagctgatcggtgtttctctctcacatcaatgtgtttctcccactctctctcactcccttcccctctctctaaaatcaataagcatgtccttgggtgagaatttaaaaaaaaaaaaaaaaggataatgcTGCTGTGCTGGGAATTGACTACAGGGGGTAAGGTGGAAGTATTTTGAGACCAGTTAGAAGTCTAATGCAGAGAGCCACAAGGAATCCTGTGGAGATAAAGCAAATATTCTCTTTTCAAGACTGTGGTGGTTTCATGGTGCTACACTACTACTAAAGCTCATCAGATTGTACTGTTTAAAAATCAACGGAGGGCAATTTGCCTCCCTAAAGACATTTGGTAATGTTAGAGACATCTTTATTTCAAATAGGGAAGGGCACTGGTGGCATCTAATAGAGGCcgaggatgctgctaaacatcatACAATGCACAGTATAGCCCCCACAATGAAGAATTATTCaaccccaaatgtcaatagtgctgaggttgagaaaccatAATTTAAATGAATGCAGTTTATTGTACATGAACTATAACTCAAGAGAATTGATTTTTTAGTCTATTGTATACATTTGGGTGAAGGATGGTAGTGGCTTAAACCAGGATGATAGATGAAGGTAATAAGTAGTAAGATTTTGaatctatttttaatgtaaagCCAACAGAATATCCTGACAGATTGGTTGTGTCGTGTAAGGAAATTAGAGTAGAAAAGGATGACTTCAACTGGAAGGCATTGCCATCAATAGATAATTTTTAACCTACTTTCTTATGCCTTATGTTCCAAACGTCCTTTTTCCAATTATTAAGCACTTTTGCAGCTGATTTGTAAACTACTGTAACACTAATCTCAAGCAGTTGAGCTACCAAATATTCAGGATAAAGGGCATCTACAGTAAGATATTCATATGCTGTCTGGGACAGAAAGGTGGGTGTGTAGGTCAGGACTAGCCCAGAGACTACGGTGACATCTATACCTCTGTACCTTCTCCACCAGGATCCGGTCTGTCTCTTGCACGCTAGTATCAGGCACTTGCTTATCCAAGTAACCGACTGGGTACAGCGAGTCTCCCTGGCCACCGCCCCGTTCACTTCGGCCCCTAAAGAACCAACCAAGAAACCAGGGTTGCAGACTCCCACACTTCATATCCCACATTCCCTGTTCTACTCACAGGAGTAAAGACCTTCAATTGCACCTCTACCCTGATTAAAGCAAGCCCTCCTGTGGGTTGGTGAGGCCCCTGCTACTGGGAAGACAGTAACAAACATCCTTAGGCCACAAAAACCTCCACGGCAGAGAAGCCGCTAGCTCCCCAGAAGTCGTCTTTCTGCCACCCATCCTACCAAGTTCCAAGCCTCCGGGGGAAAGGCTCCTCacctgctgcctcctccaggcgCGCTCAGCTCAATGGCCCACTTGAAGCGTCGGCCTCGGTTGGCCACCAGGCTCCCCTGAGCCGTCATGGCAAAGGATGCCTACCAAAACAGCTAAGATCCTTAATCTAAGGCGTAGCGGAGCCTCAGGTCCACCAGCGTCCGCAACAAGTAGACCGCAGTCCGCAAATACACTTCCGGCGCGTGAGGGTATACGCCACTTCCGGAAATTGGAGGTCGGTTCAGCGGAGAGGGCGTGGTGACCGTTGAGAAAAGCTGACGGAACTAAAATCTTCCTAAAGCGGCTCCGGCGCGTTCCCTCCTTTCTACAGAGACCGGTCTTGTGTCCCTGACCTCTGAGGTGCACTCTACCGGGCAGAGGGGCGGTCCGTGCTTACTTTGCTTTAGGAGTTGATGCCAAGAAAAGCTGGAGTTCTACGCTCTCCGGTGAACTACAAGATTCAAATCTCGCTTTAAATCCTGGTTTCACCACGGATTGTGTGACCCTGAGTTATTTAGTAGCTTCCGAGTATTGAATGTCCACTGTGTTCCAGGAgctttgtgtttattatttttcacagtaaTGCTGCAAGATAGATAGTTATATCCCAGATCTGCACAAAAGCTAGGGGGCAGTGTGGACATGGAAAGATTCGTGGGCTCGAGATTCGGGTGGCCGGCCTCCTTTTGATTCCCGGATTCAGTACTTGTTTTACCTTGTGCAAGTTAAATTGTGTATGTTTCAAACCTCTTCAAACGTAAAATGTGGATAATCTACCTACTTTAAAGGTTTGTTGTTAGGTTACGTGGTGTGCTCGCCACATATGCatgatgtattttttaatgtcaaataatCTACGATATTATTCGTATtgattgggtatttttttaaaatttttattgttattcaattacagttgtctgcattttcttcccatccctccaccccaccccagccaaacccacctccctcccccacttccaccctcccccttgattttgtccatgtgtcctttatagtagctcctgtagtaTTGATTGGGTTTTGTATTTCGTTGTACACCTATCTCATAATTGAACCTATTggatatttaagttgtttttctgttttgctttttcttatttccttaagTTAAAATACTAGAACTGCAATTGCTGGATCCGAGTGTGCACATTTTAAgggaattttcatttaaaatgcctGCTAGGAAaattgcaccaatttacattacGCCaggtataaaattataaaaacaacttAATTGCCAGTTTGAAAATGGtaccatattattttaaaatttgtattactTTGATCTCCACATTATTCAAtacagctggggtggagggccAGGGGAAGGAGTGCTGTGACAGAGGCTCAGGTTAAGGTTGAAAAGAGCTTTTTTGGCCAACTAAAGAGTTTGGACTCTCAAAGATGGTGGTGATATGCAGACACTGAAGATTACCACCCCcactttgttttctgattttagaaataccgtgttggccaaaaagtctgtttagtcttttccataaaataaaagatacatttttcattttcaccaataaccaTTGATTGgtgtattttgaatatgtcagctgtctcctgctattggcttcttgtgggtagaggccaggggagctgctaaatgtcttccaatgcataagacagccccacagcaaggaataatttggccaaaatgtcaatagtaccaagaaacttctcaaaccacttttgacacgttcgttcagtcacagcgccttctccatacacttaacagatcctttttttttgttgtttcagttgcatttttacctttcttgaaataataaagtataatatgccaaaaatgttgcataagttcttccatcttcaatgttaaaatggctacacaaaaattcaccaattttgatgtttaagtgcacgctgatatgacagctgtgacAATACagcctaacaaaa is part of the Desmodus rotundus isolate HL8 chromosome 7, HLdesRot8A.1, whole genome shotgun sequence genome and encodes:
- the EMC4 gene encoding ER membrane protein complex subunit 4 isoform X3, with the protein product MTAQGSLVANRGRRFKWAIELSAPGGGSRGRSERGGGQGDSLYPVGYLDKQVPDTSVQETDRILVEKRCWDIALGPLKQIPMNLFIMYMAGNTISIFPTMMVCMMAWRPIQALMAISAKDGVQWWRIAFVNLRMKHLVPMDLDRIYNLIYTLWLLLSV
- the EMC4 gene encoding ER membrane protein complex subunit 4 isoform X2; this translates as MNLFIMYMAGNTISIFPTMMVCMMAWRPIQALMAISATFKMLESSSQKFLQGLVYLIGNLMGLALAVYKCQSMGLLPTHASDWLAFIEPPERMEFSGGGLLL
- the EMC4 gene encoding ER membrane protein complex subunit 4 isoform X1, producing the protein MTAQGSLVANRGRRFKWAIELSAPGGGSRGRSERGGGQGDSLYPVGYLDKQVPDTSVQETDRILVEKRCWDIALGPLKQIPMNLFIMYMAGNTISIFPTMMVCMMAWRPIQALMAISATFKMLESSSQKFLQGLVYLIGNLMGLALAVYKCQSMGLLPTHASDWLAFIEPPERMEFSGGGLLL